The sequence CTAACATCAAAACTGGCACACCAACTAAATGTTACTCAACAAGCCATTAAATGAGTTACGCTCGAAAATCTGTTCGTCCACCGTTTATTGGAGTGCACCAGAGTAGAGTATGTAGGTCACCACTTTGCTAAACTCAAGTGGCCGTGGGCTAGCGTACTGAGTGGAGATGCTTGACGGAGCAAATCCGTCCTGGAATGGCAACCAAGAGCTGGAAAGAGGAATACTGGAAGAACAATAACCAGCTGGTCTGACAACATAAAAAATCATGCTGCGATAACCATATAATCTGGGCCAGAAAAGCCTTTGATAGAGCTAGGTGGAAAGATAAAGGAGAGGAATATACCCAGGAGTGGGCGAATTTATGCTGAAGAAGAAGATTTCAATTCACACAATTATTAGTTTACATGCATTTGAAGTTAAAGCAAACTAAAGAATTAGTGTTTgctattttaaacttttgtaaaaaaagaactgCCTCCAATCGataacctacttttttgaagtcaGTTAAATCTCTAAAACCTAAGTGTTacacactttcctgaaaaccgcatcgaaatcggttcagctaaacgtgagataatcgcggacaagcatacatacaggtcaaactgacaaccaccttttttttgtttttttttaaaaactaaaccAAGGTGCCTGAGTAGAATCAGGATAGttgcaaacaaaatacaagaaaTCTCATTGATTAATAGAAATGCTAGTATTTTATCAGGAAATATTGTTGTTGTAACTATACATTACTGTATGAAACATGTTATTGGCATGAGCCCAgacattttatatgaattttattatataatgtatTCATAAGAGATAATGCAGCCATAATTTTTCACTCGAATCAAggttttttaagaataaagttaacagtcaatttttaaaaattattcaactttgtattattaataccaagttgaataatttaaaaacaaatagctttaaattttatcactgaaacataaaatacaattttgtatgGTAATACCAACTCTTGCattgaattgttttattattatatttaaaagccTGCTGTAGGCATAGCCATTTCCCTTTTATTAACTGTCAAATCCAAATTTTGATATCAACTCAAAAACTTCAATTccaaagacgtgattatatgtattggtACTCAAAAAGCTATTCATATTGGCctgctataaaaaaatacatcataaaaaatttctctttcccggaggagaaGGCACGGACAAAAAATAGTTACTAGTTGCAACATAGTCAgtttcaggtactcttgaACTGATATTCTGCCAAAATGTCTATGTTCAAGGCTTTCCCACTCCACCAATCTGATTCACACTCCcattgtatatttgcttagatTTACCAATAGTTCGACTAAATAAGTCATCACATCCAGTTGGAACTATATTTCATACCATCTTATATACCCACTTCGAAAGTTTGATAATTTTCGTACattaataaaagataatgTTCTGGCATGAATATGATCCacagtatatatttttgttcattatattaatgataaataagaCGTAAGGCtgaacataattatgtattatactaatttttaaatgaaataaaagataatttaagttgtaaacagtttattatttacacacCTTGTGGATGGTTTTTATGCAAGTTATGTGCATACAAATTAATTGCAAATTTTGtgatttacttaataatatttacatatgaaCCTATACCTCcccttcaaaaataaaaaaaaaaattgctttaataaataataaaaatttcatttgtataataaaaaataaatggtatAATATTGTTCACATATTAACTTCTGATTAAAAATCCGGATTTTTAGTTTACGGACGAGAgtcaaaaaacatatttatggcTTTTGCACAATTGTAAATTACACTCTTAGTCGTTTCACGTCTTCAACTTTACAAACTTTAGTCTGTCaagtcttacatacatatgtaatgtatatcaTCTGCAATATTTACATACCTTTGTAAAAGTAACTTGTGGAAGTTACACGTTCTTATTTAACTGTACACACCTACAATAGGTTATAAATACAACCTATCTTCACTTTTACTCACTTGTAACTTGTAATTTTTACacaactataaaaaatttacacgTACGCTCTACATTCGCGTCGGGACAGTGTTGCAACTTTTATATATCTTATGACACTAACCCATCTTCATTTACACGCCTGTcacttatttcaaaacaaaaacacgGCAAGAGATTAGATTATGACAGATTCCACCTTATTGTCTTAACATATTTACGACTTAAATATGACTTGTGACATTAACAAATTTGCAAGATTTACAAACTTGTCACATTTACACGTCTGCAACTTTTACACATCTGTGTTTTACACTTTACATTCCAGTCGggactaacatacatacatacataaaatcacgcctctttcccggaggggcaggcagagactaccggACTAGTCGGGACTTTTATATCCATATTAAGGTTTTGGCGTGAGTTTAATCGCGATTCTCTGCGCTAAGGTGGCTCGACAGTCGatatatcaaatttaaaatcttgtGACATTTACACGCCTGCAACATTTACACATACGTGTTTTACACATTACATTCCCGTCGGGTCTTTAAGATCCCCGATGTCCATACTAAGGTTTTTGTGTTGTGTTTTGGCGTGTGTTTTCATCGCGATCCTCTGAGCGAAGGTGGCTGGACAATGCGGACATTGGTACGGCCGCTCGCCGGTGTGAGTCCGTCTATGGTTCGTTAGGATGCGGTTCGTCTGAAAGTACAaagagttttttattttattttatttaatttattatatacataacagaatacaactaagtacataataataagataaaaaagaaatagtagaAACAGATCTGTTACAAGTTATACACTAGATTTTGCTGTTAAATATGGCTGAATATCAATGAAactatataaacatacatacgtacatataatcacgtctttatgccttgcggggtagacagagccgacagtcttgcaaaacactgataggccacgttcagctgtttggcttaatggtagaattgagattcaaataaatggcagattgctagcccatcgccttaaagaagaatccaaaattaaaaagcctatcccttagtcgccttttacgacatccattggaaagaaatggagtagtccaattcttcttttctattcgtgccgggaaccacacggcaaacaaCTCGATAGATCTTCGGTGAAAACCTAGAGTAATTAACCTCTTCCACTACCATTAGGACTCGTACCAGCCATTTTCTCGCGCGAAAATTcgccgtttcgctttttattacaacGTGAAACGGAACGGCGATAGTTTTAGCGCAttaaaaaatggcgtcgcgcgcgCAGCAAATATACTCACACTGAATCCTCTCCCGCATATATCACAGTACTTGTTCTTCGGCAGCGGTATTTTTTCGTGAACGCATTGTCTATGCGTACGCGCCGAATACGCCGAGCAGAATGTCTGAATATACCaacatacacaaaaaaaaaaacaaattatcaatctgtaaaaatattttgaaggttAATGATATCGAACATTACCTAAACTGGGTTATTTTACACATGTAGACTAGTTAGACATCTGATAATAATGAACGGtaagtaaatgttttattgttcactaaaggagtacattacaaatatttatttatgcaaataatgcaACGTTTGTAGTACAAAGTTCTTCTTCGCCAActgctatatcccttgcggggtagacagtgtcagcagtcttgaaagactaacagaccacgttcagctgttaggtttattgatagaattgagattcaaatagtgacaggttgctagcccatcgcctaaaagaagaatcgcaagtttataagcctacctcttagtcgccttttacgacatccataggaaagagatggagtgttcctatttcTCATTACactgatgccgggaaccacacggcacttacctTATTACAAATATCGCATCTATGTTTCGTATTCTTCTTATGCACGGACATCACGTGGTTAGTCATTCGGATTTTCCTTGAAAACACCTTTCCACACTCTGGGCACGGCACGctggaattaaaattatatatatataaaatatataaataaaagacacTAAGCGGTATGATacattaatgatagaatttgatCTAGCATGATTGGATTTGATCGATAGCGGTGTCAAAGATGAAATactatatagaatagaatagatttattttcaaaattggatacaaggtatcagtTATTGACgtaacatcacttaaatctaattataactactgccgcttccaaagcgcatgtgtagaagaaacgGTGGAACAAaatacactgcagcattttccccgaacgtcaatttacaaattaatatagatctcttataTTTGTAGATTGACGTCTATACGTTACTATATACCTTTTAATTGTTGTACTGCCATCTAGCGAGAGAAAAAACGAAACTGAGAACACTAGCGCCATCTGCAGACATTACCTCTCGATTTTGGGCGGCGTGTGCACCGCGGCGCTAGGCAAATGCCTCTTATACTTGCATATACACACTTATTCAtgtcttacggggtagacagagctttaAATCAGACAATCAAACGCATGGATTAATGATGTTATTTGACCTAACTAGATTGAATTGAAGTACAGATCCAATTTAATCACGTCAACGTTAaaagtgtatttattttgtacgtTTTACATACCTTTCCATTTTCTGTGCTGCCATCTAGCGAGAGAAAAGAGAAACTGAGAACACTAGCGCCATCTGCAGacattacatacctacatacatatggtcacgtctatatcccctgcggggtagacagagccaacagtcttgaaaagaccgaatggccacgttcagctatttggcttaacgacagaattgagattcaactagtgacaggttgctagcccgtcgcctaaaaaagaatcccaactttgtaagcctatcccttagtcgccttttaccataTCCATGGTAAAgcgacggagtggtcctattcttttttgtattggtgccgggaaccacacgggaacCACGCATTACCTCTTGATTTTGGGCGGCGTGTGGACCGCGGCGCTCGCCAAATGCCTCTTGTACTTGCATATACACACACTTATtcatctcttacggggtagacagagcttttAGTCAGACAATCAAACACATGGATTAATGATGTTATTTGACCAAGCTTTATTGAATAGAACTTAAGATGTAATTTAATCACTTCTATCGGTGTCACGGATTAAAAGTGTACTTAATTTCGTacgtttttacatacatacctttcCATTTTCTGTGCTGCCATCTAGCGAGCGAAAAACGAAACTGAGAACACTAGCGCCATCTGCAGACATTACCTCTCGATTTTCGGCGGCGTGTGGACCGCTGCGCTCGCCAAATGCCTCTTGTACTTGTATACGCTGGGGAACTGCTTGTTGCATTCCACGCAGTACGCCAACTCCTTGTTCTCCAGCTTGAGCAACTCCGGGTGGTTGAGCCGGTAGTGGTTGTCCAGATTGTGGTACTGCGAGTATGTCTTGTTGCACAATTCGCAAGTTGGCGGCAGGTGATGGCGTCTGcaataaatatggtcacgtctatatcccttgcggggtagacagagccaacagttgtgaaaagactgaatggccacgttcagctatttagctagttaaaactaaaaactaaactggcttaaaaaataatcccaagtttgtaagcctatcctttagtcgccttttactacacccatgggaaagagatggagtggtgctattattttttgtattggtgccgggaaccacatggcaccgGTACGGCAattttgataacttttttaaataatacaaacaaacaaaaaaaaagggaaCCGCCTCGAATAGGTATCctctttttttgaagtcggttaaatttaaaagtgtaacaaacacattGCTGAAGACCGCATCGGAATCGGTTCAGCGATACgagagataatcgcggacatatacatacatacaggtcaaactgagaaccagctttttttttgaaggcggttagAAAGAGCATCGTATCCTCCTTTTCTGAAGTCGGATAAATTTCTAGAAACAATCTTCTTAGTGTAATTAAGACATTCCTGAAGACCGcatcaaaagaaatttatttttcatagttacagtttctttgtttatttgtaaactctttattgcacaaaaaaattaaatcatacagttctcaaaataaaaaaaaaaaacatacatacatacatatggtcacgtctatatcccttgcggggtagacagagccaacagtcttgaaagacagataggcctcgttcagctattaggctttatgatataattgagaaccaaaaagtgacaggttgctagccatcgccttaaaaaaatgatcatcttcatttactttatttatgtcGGAAATAACataatccatacatatgtatgtttgaaagtgagtatgtgtgtttgttacctcttcacagttaaaccactgaaccgatgtGCATGAAATTTCGTAGGCATATAGTGTGGTGTACGGAGAAGGACTTAGGATACCTTTCATTCAGGTAAAAACTttagttcccgcgggatttgtGGGATTTGAAAACctgttttctttaatataattcgcgcgggcgaaatCTTGTCAGTAACATACAAATGAATAatacaatttgaatttcattcaaaatttttattcattattataggatactatcatatcgcttattaattgtcaaataatttagttttacaacattggttgacgtcaaataaattacttaaaactaagttcactgccgcttccaaggcgtcagtgcagaagaagcggtaacaaactgcactgcagcattttcttcaacaatgtcaacttcacaaatatccgaacttagaatagaatgtgaaCGAGAGAATACTTACTTTATGTGTGTCTCCAGCGAGCGTTTCTTTATAAAGCTCTTTCCACAATGGTCGCACACTATTCGCAAATGCGCCTCTTTATAATGTTTCTTGAAATCTTTTACAGTGCTGAAAgagaataaaacatacatatagtcacgtctatatctcatatgtaaagactgatatgccacgatcagctgtttggcttaatgatagatatgtgattcaaatagtgacaggttgctagcccatcgtctaaaaggagaatctatagtttataagcctaccccttagtcaccttttacgacatccatgggaaagagatggagtggtcctactctttttttctattggtgccgggaaccacacggcacattgtatgacatacattcatataagaGACTTTATTCGATTCTTTATTAtagaaggaagtatgcagagatcgtggcaagtggaagtctctgcctacccctccgggaaaaaggcgtgattttatgtacatatgtatgttgtaagcAACCTTCTTGGTCTactacgccatagcaacggttgccatgatgtTGTTTATTAgatatgtcaaaaaaaatttttattgttagatgttcctaatttttatgttaataatatagttattttaaaactcgattatttctctccacttttctccttctatcttctgtggtaataaataacttttataactacacttcctacatacatatgttatcATAGTACGATACCAGACTCACCTAGTCTTCATCTCACATTTAACGCAAGTGAAGATCTTCGTGTGTGCCACATTTATGTGTTGTATTACGACCACTTGCAGATTCGAAGTCCAACCGCATATAGTGCACCTGTAGTATCTCATGTGACGATTCCAATGTTGTATTAAACGGTCGTACGAAGCGAAACTCTTCTTGCAATGTTTGCAGGTCACCCGGCCTGCGCgctacaaaatatttcatttgggTACACGAGCtgtgtaaatacatacatgcatataatcacgtctatatcccttgcggggtagacagagccaacaatgttTGCAGGTTACCCGGCCTGACCgctacaaaatatttcatttgggTACACGAGCtgtgtaaatacatatatacatataatcacgtctatatcccttgcggggtagacagatccaacaatGTTTGCACGTTACCCGGCCTGAGCgctacaaaatatttcatttcggTACATGAGGTGTATAAatacacacatgcatataatcacgtctatatgcattgcggggtagacagagccaacggtcttgaaaaggctgattgGCCATGTTCCTTGCATAaaattaatcacgtcttatgcattgcggggtagacagagccaacggtcttgaaaaggctgatggGCCATGTTCcttgcataaaaataatcacgtctatatgcattgcggggtagacacagccaacagtcttgaaaagactgaaaggatacgttcagctgtttggcttaatgatagaattgagattcaaatagtgacaggttgctgggatatcgccttaaataatcccaagtttaattgcctatctcttagtcgtcttttacgacatccatgggaatgagatggagtgttattgcataacatacaaacatacagacagcaATTATAAAACTCACATTTTTGGCTTCTACTGGTCTTATATAATTCACTCACCCATATCgtttttttgcaatataatATCTTTCAAGTAGGTAATAATATATGGTCAGttatctacaattttattattaattatttatggatggataattcaaactaatgttaaGCAtgtactttgaaaatagtcattggcaCATGGCCGAGTTGGGATTTTAAACTGTGCCTTACTGCGTACACGCATTTTAAACGgtcaccttaccgattcgattAGGACGTATGtatattcattaaattaacCTGTTGTAACTTTAAGCTTAAAAAACCAATTCTAAGGCTGCGGCTCCACTGAGGCAGAGACGAGCGAGCTGAGAAGAGCAGAGCTGTGAAAGGAGGTACTTGATTCCACTGAGGCGGAGACGAGCGGAGCTGAGGAGCAGAGCTGTCGATTTCTACAACGTCACTTCGCCACTCGTATCCGCTTGACTGTTTCTATTGAAGCGGAGCGGAGACAAAATGTGGATTTCATTTAATATGATTAGTCGATACTCACACGTCTCCTCTTCGCTCCGCTCGTCTCCGCCTCAGTGGAGCCGCAGTCTAAATGTAACATACTCACTTTCATATGATTAAAAGTATAATGCCTCTGATAATCCAACTCTTTCTTGTATTCGTTTTTACACTCTTTACACTTAAAGGGCCTCCGCTGCGTAACTGACTTCTGTGTCTCTCTATAACTTTTATCAAGCATTTCATCTATTTCTTTATCATTTAACGTAACTCTACAGCAATATGTCTTTAAATCCTCAGAATCAATATCAGTACTTGTTATTATGACCTTATccaaatatgtattaatatgtttttttgatTCTTTGACTTCAATTCTTTCCTCCCCGTCTGTGCTATGATAATCATTATCATATGTTGTATCGTTAAAATCATCAACTTCTTGTTtaatgtgtatgtttgtttgttcattGTCACCGTTGAAACTCTCTGAATTTACAGGTTCTTCTTTATGGTCAGGTTCATTTTCAAATTGTAGGATTTTATCATCATGGTACTGTATAAGGTGGTCGTAGACATCTTTCTTTGTGTAAGACAGAGTTGATAGATTTACACATAATTCATTCtgaaaaatatactatattaaattaatacttatttattacaactttattgtacaaaatacaaaagaatataataCCACAATTGGTGTACTTAATTCTAgaagcatatatatataaaaatatattatatacctacgtaaataataaatgtaaatttacacaaaacaaaattacacagattgagctagccatAAACTTGTGTTATTAGAAAATAACCTAATAatactacatattatattaatacatacttaagATACACATCCTAGACTCAGGCCATTCAGAATGAGTTCTTTTCTATTATGACCTGACCAGATCAAACCAATTTTtctcattaaattattatcaataacCTACCAGAGTTGTAACGGCATCCTGTAGAAGACACTGCGCCTCTTGGATCCGCTTTTGAAACTTCTCTGTGTTCCTCAGAAATGCTTTACATTCCCAGCATAACATTATTTTGGTGTCCTGAAAGCATTACACCTGCTTACTTTGTTGATACAACTTTATGTGTGTAAAAGTATGCCattaaggcttataaacatgggattcatCTTCTTTtcaggataggcttataaaattgtgat is a genomic window of Amyelois transitella isolate CPQ chromosome 28, ilAmyTran1.1, whole genome shotgun sequence containing:
- the LOC132903552 gene encoding uncharacterized protein LOC132903552 — protein: MYSLYVDTAKNNVCHGCLSVDRNVTFLEANVGLFYSLLEQKHVFDTKIMLCWECKAFLRNTEKFQKRIQEAQCLLQDAVTTLNELCVNLSTLSYTKKDVYDHLIQYHDDKILQFENEPDHKEEPVNSESFNGDNEQTNIHIKQEVDDFNDTTYDNDYHSTDGEERIEVKESKKHINTYLDKVIITSTDIDSEDLKTYCCRVTLNDKEIDEMLDKSYRETQKSVTQRRPFKCKECKNEYKKELDYQRHYTFNHMKRSGRVTCKHSRVPK